A window of the Gossypium hirsutum isolate 1008001.06 chromosome A03, Gossypium_hirsutum_v2.1, whole genome shotgun sequence genome harbors these coding sequences:
- the LOC121220277 gene encoding WAT1-related protein At5g40210, which yields MWEKSVTAIMVATEFLEVGLNTVNKAAMNKGLSDFVLVFYSNVLGIFMLAPCIIIFYRKRSPPVLTWSTICKIFLLGVLSYGGQICTYIGIGYGSPTLASAMADLTPAFTFIFSIISGMEKLDLGIKSSQAKSLGTLVSITGAFVVTLYKGLPLTTSPRKYSFLHQVLGIPHSNWIIGGFFLASHSVIFAIILNVQTWIIRRYPAEMLVTLICSIIVAILSSVVSLMVEKDPNAWKIGFNMELIATVYTAAFAVAFRSVVHKWALRKKGPIYVSMFKPLEMVIALAMGIAFLGDKLYLGSLLGAAIIAIGFYAVIWGQAQEEKMVHDTRSSNKDPLLPNTTHTLVV from the exons ATGTGGGAAAAAAGTGTTACTGCAATAATGGTTGCAACAGAGTTCTTAGAGGTGGGCTTAAACACTGTAAATAAAGCTGCCATGAACAAAGGACTCAGTGATTTCGTGCTAGTATTTTACTCGAACGTTCTTGGCATCTTTATGCTTGccccatgtattatcatcttctACAG AAAAAGAAGCCCACCAGTGCTTACTTGGTCTACCATCTGCAAAATTTTCCTTCTAGGCGTTCTCAG TTATGGAGGACAGATATGCACATATATTGGAATAGGATATGGATCTCCAACTCTGGCATCCGCCATGGCTGATCTTACTCCAGCCTTCACTTTCATCTTCTCCATCATCTCTGG GATGGAAAAGCTGGACTTAGGGATCAAAAGCAGCCAAGCCAAGTCTTTAGGAACTTTGGTATCGATCACGGGGGCATTTGTTGTGACTTTATACAAAGGCCTTCCACTCACCACTTCTCCAAGGAAGTACAGCTTCCTTCACCAAGTTCTTGGGATTCCTCACTCAAACTGGATCATTGGCGGCTTTTTCCTAGCCTCTCATAGTGTTATCTTCGCAATTATTCTTAATGTTCAG ACGTGGATAATAAGGAGATACCCAGCAGAGATGCTAGTAACACTCATTTGCAGCATCATTGTGGCCATCCTATCCTCTGTTGTCTCTTTGATGGTAGAGAAGGACCCAAATGCTTGGAAAATTGGGTTTAATATGGAATTAATAGCTACCGTATACACA GCAGCTTTCGCAGTAGCATTTCGAAGTGTGGTTCACAAATGGGCGTTGCGGAAGAAAGGGCCTATCTACGTTTCCATGTTTAAGCCACTTGAGATGGTCATTGCTCTTGCTATGGGGATTGCCTTTCTAGGTGACAAACTTTATCTTGGAAG TTTGCTAGGAGCAGCGATAATAGCCATTGGATTTTATGCTGTAATTTGGGGGCAAGCTCAAGAAGAGAAAATGGTCCATGACACACGGTCCTCAAATAAAGATCCTTTACTCCCAAATACTACTCATACCTTAGTGGTATAA
- the LOC121218338 gene encoding uncharacterized protein, with protein MGCYINDRRIVEKAITTLPEKYESKISSLEDSRDLTTISMSELINAMYAQEQRRASIEEGHAECAFQARNNETPYSLSNKVCKNREQQQHTNQAQAANENQVQEELAFITSSFAVNNQMRKNWLIDSGCTNHIVSNESMFKRIDKSFSLRIRFGNDQIIKAKGKRDVRVSTPTGTKFIIDVLFVPDIDQNLLSVGQLIEKNYSVIFESKKCIISESHDHELMSVEMKDASFVLMELSCLISAQFEVAEIFWKFKAAVDNQACCKLRILKSDNGTKCTYEKFQKFCEYVEIEH; from the exons atgggctgttacattaatGATAGGAGGATTGTTGAGAAAGCAATCACAACTTTGCCTGAGAAGTATGAGTCCAAGATTTCATCCTTGGAGGACTCAAGAGACTTAACAACAATCTCTATGTCAGAGCTTATAAATGCTATGTATGCACAGGAACAAAGAAGAGCAAGCATAGAAGAGGGGCACGCTGAATGTGCTTTCCAAGCAAGAAATAATGAGACTCCATATTCTTTAAGCAACAAAg tttgtaaaaatagagAGCAACAACAACACACCAATCAAGCTCAAGCTGCTAATGAAAATCAAGTTCAAGAGGAGCTCGCATTCATTACCTCATCTTTTGCAGTCAACAACCAAATGAGGAAAAACTGGTTGATTGACAGTGGTTGTACAAACcatatagtttcaaatgaaagcatgttcaagAGAATTGACAAGTCCTTCAGTTTGAGAATTAGATTTGGAAATGACCAGATAATTAAAGCAAAGGGAAAGAGAGATGTTCGGGTTAGCACTCCTACAGGTACAAAATTCATTATTGATGTTTTGTTTGTACCAGATATTGATCAGAACTTGCTCAGTGTTGGTCAGCTTATTGAAAAGAACTATTCTGTCATTTTTGAAAGCAAAAAGTGTATTATATCTGAGTCACATGATCATGAGCTTATGTCAGTTGAGATGAAGGATGCGAGCTTTGTTCTAATGGAACTTAGTTGCCTTATAAGT GCTCAGTTTGAAGTTGCTGAGATCTTTTGGAAGTTTAAAGCTGCTGTTGATAATCAAGCTTGTTGCAAGCTGAGAATACTCAAGTCTGATAATGGGACTAAGTGCACTTATGAAAAGTTTCAAAAGTTTTGTGAATATGTTGAGATTGAGCATTAG
- the LOC121220279 gene encoding uncharacterized protein isoform X2, which translates to MTEFFGTTLIYFWSHPSLSNPRLIPCPFSFNQLHHRNRGFLHPVFRLFVVPSCFGQSVRSAISQTRESPSTQLCRKPRSSPNMTTCKHAQASAIAGVAIFLLGLRLPVLAGS; encoded by the exons ATGACTGAGTTCTTCGGAACTACCTTGATATATTTCTGGTCTCATCCCTCACTCTCTAACCCCCGTCTCATTCCCTGTCCGTTCTCTTTCAACCAACTCCACCACAGAAACCGGGGCTTCCTCCATCCAGTATTCCGGTTGTTCGTGGTGCCATCCTGCTTTGGCCAAAGTGTGCGAAGCGCTATTAGCCAGACAAG GGAGTCTCCTTCCACACAGTTATGTCGAAAGCCCAGATCTTCCCCAAATATGACAACATGCAAACACGCCCAGGCTTCTGCCATTGCAGGCGTCGCTATATTTTTACTCGG TTTGCGACTCCCAGTCCTTGCAGGATCTTAA
- the LOC121220279 gene encoding uncharacterized protein isoform X1 — MTEFFGTTLIYFWSHPSLSNPRLIPCPFSFNQLHHRNRGFLHPVFRLFVVPSCFGQSVRSAISQTRESPSTQLCRKPRSSPNMTTCKHAQASAIAGVAIFLLGPCRILIVKLQTRNKWATDSTSNLHNGHRSSLTSPLLFKLWSVCINSLDSFHIPIFILLDNFSFHNYV; from the exons ATGACTGAGTTCTTCGGAACTACCTTGATATATTTCTGGTCTCATCCCTCACTCTCTAACCCCCGTCTCATTCCCTGTCCGTTCTCTTTCAACCAACTCCACCACAGAAACCGGGGCTTCCTCCATCCAGTATTCCGGTTGTTCGTGGTGCCATCCTGCTTTGGCCAAAGTGTGCGAAGCGCTATTAGCCAGACAAG GGAGTCTCCTTCCACACAGTTATGTCGAAAGCCCAGATCTTCCCCAAATATGACAACATGCAAACACGCCCAGGCTTCTGCCATTGCAGGCGTCGCTATATTTTTACTCGG TCCTTGCAGGATCTTAATTGTGAAGTTACAGACTCGAAACAAGTGGGCCACTGACTCCACATCCAACTTACATAATGGGCACCGATCGTCTCTTACCAGCCCTCTCTTATTCAAATTGTGGAGCGTATGCATTAATTCTTTAGATAGCTTCCACAtacctatttttattttgttagacAACTTTAGTTTCCACAATTATGTATAA